In one window of Hyla sarda isolate aHylSar1 chromosome 1, aHylSar1.hap1, whole genome shotgun sequence DNA:
- the NOP14 gene encoding nucleolar protein 14 translates to MGKNVMKGKKAPAGTGGRVSKARSEVRNNPFEVKINKQKFTVLGRKTKHDVGLPGVSKSKAIKKRKDTLLTEYKQRGKSSMFRDKRFGEYDTKLTPEEKMMKRFALERQRHSVKKTVYNLNEEEELTHFGQSLAALEQLNDGVDSESDTEERGALSAELTAAHFGGGGLLKKKAASEQKEEEPEKPKSRKELIEELIAKSKIEKRERQSQREKAMELTEKLDNDWKAIQGLLSHKAPKSERKEEPEKPKPDDYDMTVRQLVFDMKAKPSDKMKSEEEIAKEEKERLQKLEAERLRRMRGEDEKTKKKPKHISADDLMDGFILDKDDRLMLSYKDGKINLPDSEDNELKTGKDSNDAVVNEDSDGADEENDADDDEGEEDEDDEGSDEEEEESNASDNHSDLDSNGDSEEDEEVQVKITTKDKKIKEKTAKEASAQLPFTFDVPESYEDLQSLLGEKPTGQQVTILERIQKCNHPSLAQGNKAKLEKLFGFLLDYIMDLVEQETPDLQTVDKMIIPLYNLCQMFPEAAADCVRDALRDISRNLDEVIESKGRAPFPALYVLLYFKITAMLFPTSDFWHPVVTPAFAVMSQLLTKCPVTSLEDVAAGLFIGCMFLEYVSLSKKFVPELINFLLGILHLATRRKAAVDYVVIPPFKLHGKSSELLLVDSTEDAASWVKRNLPLTAVNGLETEDKTEINHFKLTCLSVCLDLVKRCLDNYGTLPAFREVFGPIEKIIREHLPRNTYPEKIQDLCKNILEDIEKHSKKPYSPLVFEKQMPVPMKMFTPKVMPVLEFGKKQGCNKVERERKKLVHKHKREFKGAVREIRRDNQFLAREKLSETMQRDSERKRKVKELFNSLSTQEGEWKALKRRKMKGK, encoded by the exons ATGGGGAAAAACGTAATGAAAGGGAAAAAGGCGCCGGCAGGGACCGGAGGGCGAGTCAGTAAAGCCCGCAGCGAAGTCCGGAATAACCCCTTCGAAGTGAAGATCAATAAGCAGAAGTTCACCGTGCTGGGCAGGAAGACCAAACATGATGTGGGGCTGCCCGGGGTGTCCAAGTCCAAGGCTATCAAGAAG cgTAAGGATACTCTTCTTACCGAATACAAGCAAAGAGGAAAGTCCAGTATGTTCAGGGACAAGCGGTTTGGAGAATATGACACCAAATTGACTCCTGAGGAGAAGATGATGAAGAGATTTGCCTTGGAGCGACAG AGACATTCTGTTAAGAAGACTGTGTATAATCTGAATGAGGAGGAAGAACTCACTCACTTTGGGCAGTCTCTGGCTGCTCTCGAACAGTTGAATGACGGCGTAGACAGCGAAAGTGATACAGAAGAACGTGGAGCTttgtcag CTGAATTAACGGCTGCACATTTTGGGGGCGGTGGATTACTGAAAAAAAAAGCAGCTTCTGAACAAAAAGAGGAGGAACCTGAAAAGCCAAAATCACGGAAAGAGCTTATCGAGGAGCTGATTGCTAAATCTAAGATAGAGAAG agagaaCGACAGAGCCAAAGAGAGAAAGCGATGGAGCTGACAGAAAAACTGGACAATGACTGGAAGGCGATACAGGGATTGTTATCTCACAAGGCTCCTAAATCCGAAAGGAAGGAAGAGCCTGAGAAGCCAAAG CCTGATGATTATGACATGACGGTCCGTCAACTTGTCTTTGACATGAAAGCTAAGCCCTCCGACAAAATGAAGTCTGAAGAGGAGATTGCTAAAGAAGAAAAGGAGAGACTTCAGAAACTAGAG GCTGAACGTCTCCGCCGCATGCGAGGAGAGgatgaaaaaactaaaaagaagCCCAAGCACATATCTGCAGATGATCTGATGGATGGGTTTATACTGGACAAGGACGATCGACTAATGCTTTCCTATAAG GACGGAAAAATAAACCTTCCTGACTCAGAAGATAATGAGTTAAAGACTGGAAAAGATAGTAATGATGCTGTGGTCAATGAGGACAGTGATGGTGCAGATGAAGAAAACGATGCGGACGATGACGAAGGTGAAGAAGATGAGGATGATGAAGGaagtgatgaggaagaagaggaaagtaATGCATCTGATAACCACTCAGACCTGGACTCTAATGGAGACAGTGAGGAAGATGAAGAAGTACAAGTTAAAATAACAACAAaagacaaaaagatcaaagagaagACTGCCAAGGAGGCCAGCGCTCAGCTTCCATTCACATTTGATG TCCCTGAGTCGTATGAAGATTTGCAGTCCCTTCTGGGTGAGAAGCCTACGGGTCAGCAGGTCACCATCCTGGAGAGAATTCAGAAGTGTAATCATCCAAGTCTGGCACAAGGGAACAAGGCAAAGCTGGAG aAACTATTTGGTTTTCTTCTGGATTATATCATGGATCTGGTTGAGCAGGAAACCCCTGATCTTCAGACTGTCGACAAGATGATCAT ACCTCTGTACAACTTGTGCCAAATGTTTCCTGAAGCAGCAGCTGATTGTGTAAGGGACGCCTTACGGGATATCTCTCGCAACCTCGATGAAGTGATTGAATCTAAAGGCAGAGCTCCCTTCCCAGCATTATATGTT ctcttATACTTTAAGATTACAGCTATGTTATTCCCTACGTCCGATTTTTGGCATCCGGTGGTTACTCCAGCCTTCGCCGTGATGAGCCAGTTACTAACAAAG TGTCCCGTAACTTCTTTAGAAGACGTTGCTGCTGGGCTTTTTATTGGTTGCATGTTTCTGGAGTATGTGTCGCTGTCTAAGAAGTTTGTGCCGGAGCTTATCAATTTCCTTCTGGGAATTCTTCACTTGGCCACGCGACGCAAAGCTGCTGTCG ACTATGTTGTGATTCCTCCATTTAAGCTCCATGGAAAGTCCTCGGAGCTATTATTAGTAGATAGTACAGAGGATGCTGCATCCTGGGTGAAGAGgaacctgccgctgacagcagtcaaTGGTCTGGAGACGGAGGACAAAACGGAGATCAATCACTTTAA GTTAACATGCCTATCGGTATGTTTGGACCTGGTAAAAAGATGTTTGGACAACTATGGCACTTTACCTGCATTTCGAGAGGTTTTTGGCCCAATTGAGAAGATTATCCGTGAGCATCTGCCCCGAAACACATACCCTGAGAAAATACAG GATCTGTGTAAGAATATTCTAGAAGATATCGAGAAGCACAGCAAGAAGCCTTATAGTCCTCTTGTCTTTGAAAAACAGATGCCAGTGCCAATGAAAATGTTTACTCCCAAAGTCATGCCCGT